The following are encoded in a window of Podospora pseudoanserina strain CBS 124.78 chromosome 6, whole genome shotgun sequence genomic DNA:
- a CDS encoding hypothetical protein (EggNog:ENOG503P4NS; COG:S): MFQDPSRRSWRTGDAPVVLTQPSPLSQAGSWRDYERDFMPEVRAKPANMAPRRMASLRRISPPDYKPTPLRRSFLVILIVLLLVCIVLLECACQFLPTEQDRRIIPEPKPSPTSNINSTPTGIDNPPLLKPRLQLSRRLLQNATLDDERDKAPANSPANTVVPITISTDLPDSTSQVVPGDFAQIGTVAVGSSPTTAAATDGRPNPLRSESTATEPPLTQPSSNFADIGTQTFISTKTDPDNPLIGDSGNFGQDGTQTITEAAQDANPAGFIGIVLPSTTLDEVVSTVTKETTIIGVPATTTVIGVTTESGLVLSFTETRTVDQIVTLVPSPTTIFNVVTAVSPSFVTLSVEILSDDDGTPTVTVINTPPPVFSPEVITVTDSRGVPTLTVTTDVVVPPRTKVVTNFQGVPTATITEFPTVPTDTPKEPQAEVSVYFISRAQYFVGFFLPTILAVMLTIPIRMIDMAAKQYQPWHALTQRMGVPAEESLCLRTGGFHGIVSSFKAMATGQMLMVLTTLLTIASVFLVPLSSEAVALKLHGSCTPTNFNGCAMTLGVFLGPARATTALLSFMVVLLILIMIVLRKWRTGVAANPWTIAGMGSLATNRETRAAFCSLPPDKGKGLSHDKLVNGFGDRTFRLGHFFNHYGIPEYGVMASRANVTIVRPDRPDSVSTGTTSPQHELLEGQNSNAKAERHLPFLMLSYSGRIAFLLPLTGIMAVVLYYNNTGGDTGFERFMSTQNFGVRSLFTLMGVGITLFWSAFFTSLAILSPYQLMSQSPRPAHQSITLSPPMNAFSGIGSAIKRRHIFLIVVAFVAILSEFLPILLNNVPFRVTQTWIASRVCTWLAVAIMAIMWIVVAASFFIKWPHMPVDPSTIAGAMYYVCDSWMLWSLEGLSQVPKKERDRKVREMGMQYAFGNIVGQSGKKRVGVDGVKEFA, from the exons ATGTTTCAGGACCCTTCTCGTCGGTCATGGCGGACAGGAGACGCCCCCGTGGTTCTGACACAACCATCTCCGCTCAGCCAAGCGGGCAGTTGGAGAGACTATGAAAGAGACTTCATGCCCGAGGTTCGGGCGAAACCAGCCAACATGGCTCCCCGGAGAATGGCGTCCCTGCGCCGGATCTCGCCACCAGATTACAAGCCGACGCCGTTGAGAAGATCGTTCCTGGTGATACTGATCGTCTTGCTGCTGGTCTGTATCGTGTTGCTCGAGTGTGCATGCCAGTTCCTGCCTACAGAGCAAGACAGGAGGATCATACCAGAGCCCAAGCCGAGCCCGAcgagcaacatcaacagcacgCCGACAGGCATCGACAACCCTCCGTTGCTGAAGCCGAGATTGCAATTATCGAGACGACTGTTACAGAACGCAACGTTGGATGACGAGAGAGACAAAGCACCCGCCAATTCTCCAGCGAACACGGTGGTTCCGATTACGATATCCACTGATTTGCCAGACTCAACTTCGCAAGTAGTACCGGGAGACTTTGCACAGATCGGAACCGTAGCAGTTGGGTCATCTCCCACAACGGCCGCAGCAACCGACGGCAGGCCTAACCCGCTAAGGTCTGAATCTACCGCTACAGAACCCCCCCTCACGCAACCATCAAGCAACTTTGCAGATATCGGCACTCAGACCTTCATCTCAACCAAAACAGACCccgacaaccccctcatcggCGACAGCGGCAATTTCGGCCAAGACGGCACCCAAACCATCACCGAGGCCGCCCAAGATGCCAACCCCGCCGGCTTCATCGGCATCGTCCTTCCCTCCACCACTCTGGACGAGGTTGTATCAACCGTGACAAAAGAGACCACCATCATCGGAGTACCAGCGACAACAACAGTGATAGGGGTCACAACCGAGAGCGGCCTTGTCCTCTCCTTCACTGAGACCCGGACCGTCGACCAAATTGTGACGTTggtgccatcaccaacgacaatCTTCAATGTTGTTACAGCCGTGTCACCATCGTTTGTGACGCTGTCTGTTGAGATcttgagtgatgatgacgggacCCCGACCGTCACAGTCATCaacactcctccacctgtcTTTTCTCCGGAAGTTATCACGGTGACCGACTCGAGAGGTGTTCCGACACTGACAGTTACCACAGACGTGGTGGTACCGCCGAGAACCAAGGTCGTTACCAACTTCCAGGGAGTCCCAACAGCCACCATCACTGAGTTCCCAACCGTCCCCACTGATACCCCAAAGGAGCCCCAAGCAGAGGTCTCAGTCTACTTCATCTCTCGAGCCCAATATTTTGTCGGATTCTTTTTGCCAACAATCCTGGCAGTCATgctcaccatccccatccgcaTGATTGACATGGCCGCGAAGCAATATCAGCCCTGGCACGCCTTGACACAACGCATGGGCGTCCCCGCTGAGGAGTCGTTATGCTTGCGAACAGGAGGGTTCCATGGGATCGTGTCCAGCTTCAAAGCGATGGCGACAGGTCAGATGTTGATGGTCTTGACGACATTGTTGACGATTGCCTCTGTATTCTTGGTGCCGTTGTCCTCTGAGGCAGTGGCGTTGAAGCTGCATGGCAGCTGTACGCCCACCAACTTCAATGGCTGTGCCATGACCTTGGGGGTTTTCCTCGGTCCGGCCCGAGCGACAACCGCCCTGCTCAGCTTCATGGTCGTCCTCCTGATCTTGATCATGATTGTGCTCCGCAAATGGCGCACTGGCGTAGCAGCCAATCCGTGGACCATTGCTGGTATGGGTTCGCTGGCTACCAACAGGGAAACCCGCGCTGCATTCTGCTCCCTTCCTCCCGACAAGGGGAAAGGACTTAGTCACGACAAACTGGTGAACGGCTTTGGTGACAGGACGTTCAGACTGGGCCACTTCTTCAACCACTACGGTATCCCAGAATACGGCGTCATGGCTAGTAGGGCCAACGTCACTATTGTTCGTCCAGACCGACCGGATTCTGTCAGCACAGGCACGACCTCCCCTCAACACGAGTTGCTCGAGGGTCAAAACTCCAACGCAAAGGCCGAGCGCCACCTGCCGTTCCTGATGTTGTCATACAGTGGTAGGATTGCATTCCTGCTTCCCTTGACCGGGATCATGGCCGTTGTGTTATACTACAACAACACCGGTGGTGACACGGGCTTCGAACGGTTCATGAGCACCCAAAACTTTGGCGTGAGGTCGTTGTTCACGTTGATGGGTGTTGGGATAACCTTGTTTTGGAGTGCCTTTTTCACGA GCCTGGCTATTCTCAGCCCGTACCAGCTCATGTCTCAATCCCCTCGGCCGGCCCATCAATCCATCACTTTGTCTCCGCCAATGAACGCCTTTTCCGGCATCGGGAGCGCAATCAAACGCCGGcacatcttcctcatcgtcgttgCCTTTGTCGCAATCTTGTCCGAATTCCTTCCCATCCTACTGAACAACGTGCCGTTTCGTGTCACGCAGACGTGGATTGCATCGCGGGTGTGTACCTGGCTGGCGGTCGCTATCATGGCCATCATGTGGATTGTCGTCGCTGCCAGCTTTTTTATCAAATGGCCGCACATGCCTGTTGACCCTAGCACGATTGCGGGAGCAATGTATTATGTGTGCGATTCGTGGATGTTGTGGAGTTTGGAAGGGTTGAGCCAGGTTCCCAAGAAGGAACGCGATcggaaggtgagggagatggggatgcaGTACGCGTTTGGGAATATCGTGGGACAgtcggggaagaagagggtgggggttgatggggtgaAGGAGTTTGCATGA
- a CDS encoding hypothetical protein (EggNog:ENOG503P37C), translating into MAEKNKMHPQGESLFFRRLPQEMRDHIWTQLFCSTRFTFGLWEGPDSRDCKRIKPTPSGLAMLRTCRRAQLEIGDSWLRHVLFCFQDTKSMMDRLSVLPADTLSKLRHLRVSDNALLELGDPDDGRYYLLTSYFKLLPGLQLDQLTVLGARLFPLSYDTLDDLIKDGNGWKTLHYISHSSKMLGFASGYGPYGPGLGGNPQYCRKSQPKHWQGVLEDRDGVASGPSATIYRAKELAQYGSILDPNKRVIFEQKPHCGQDLQPNEFHEDPELMSGDEKKKELMVVVKRGTGVKYEERDSPLIEWDLRRDFPNMTWEEIFDHYLQEPGYPPYAEEEERKKKAFILPIQEDFYKDVDEYVWSGYHLDEGY; encoded by the coding sequence atggccgagaagaacaagatgcATCCGCAAGGAGAAAGCTTGTTCTTCCGAAGACTGCCGCAAGAAATGCGAGATCACATCTGGACTCAGCTCTTCTGTTCTACGAGGTTCACTTTTGGATTGTGGGAAGGCCCGGACTCCCGTGACTGCAAGCGCATCAAGCCTACACCGAGTGGCCTTGCGATGCTTCGCACCTGTCGTCGAGCACAACTCGAGATTGGCGACTCATGGCTACGCCACGTTCTGTTTTGCTTCCAAGACACCAAGTCAATGATGGACCGGCTTTCTGTGCTACCCGCAGATACACTTTCAAAGTTGCGGCACCTCAGAGTTAGTGATAATGCTTTACTTGAGCTGGGTGACCCTGACGACGGCCGCTATTATCTTTTAACCTCATATTTCAAGCTCCTTCCAGGCCTTCAGCTCGACCAGCTCACGGTCCTCGGTGCCCGTTTATTTCCGCTCAGCTATGACACGCTCGACGATCTCATCAAGGACGGCAATGGATGGAAAACGTTGCACTACATCTCCCACAGCTCAAAGATGCTCGGATTCGCGTCAGGATACGGCCCCTACGGCCCAGGGTTGGGAGGCAATCCCCAGTACTGCAGGAAGTCACAGCCAAAGCACTGGCAAGGTGTCTTGGAAGATCGTGACGGTGTAGCCTCGGGTCCTTCCGCGACAATCTACAGAGCTAAGGAACTAGCCCAATATGGTTCGATCCTAGACCCCAACAAGCGGGTGATATTCGAACAAAAACCGCACTGCGGCCAAGATCTGCAACCGAATGAATTTCATGAGGACCCCGAACTCATGTCTGGagatgagaaaaagaaagaactGATGGTCGTTGTGAAGAGGGGCACTGGGGTCAAGTACGAGGAACGGGACTCCCCGCTGATTGAATGGGATTTGCGGCGTGACTTCCCGAATATGACGTGGGAGGAGATTTTCGATCATTATCTTCAAGAACCAGGTTATCCCCCTtatgccgaggaagaggagagaaagaagaaggctttcATTTTGCCCATCCAAGAAGATTTCTACAAGGACGTTGATGAGTATGTGTGGTCTGGGTACCACCTTGACGAGGGATATTAG
- the XYN2 gene encoding Endo-1,4-beta-xylanase 2 (COG:G; EggNog:ENOG503NW58; CAZy:GH11) — protein MRFSLLLTGLAATLAAAIPLDEQLFGRSLDLGSKLHSSDRRTARGDPEGNGFHSGYFYSYWSDGRGTVDYRNQPNGTYTATWTNVGNWVGGKGWNPGGPKVVQYNGTWSGRNVNSYLALYGWTKNALIEYYIVESYGSYNPSSGTSRLGTVNSDGSDYDIYRTQRVNQPSIVGRATFYQFWSVRRNHRVGGTITVANHFAAWERSNLKLGTHDYMILATEGYGSSGSSAITVKEAGVEGVPYPNEPDSRRDNN, from the coding sequence atgcgtttctccctcctcctcaccggcctcgcagccaccctcgccgccgccatccccTTAGACGAACAACTCTTCGGCCGCTCCCTCGACCTCGGCTCCAAGCTCCACTCTTCCGACCGCCGCACCGCCCGAGGCGACCCCGAAGGCAACGGCTTCCACAGCGGTTACTTCTACTCCTACTGGTCCGACGGCCGCGGCACTGTCGACTACCGCAACCAGCCCAACGGTACTTACACCGCCACCTGGACCAACGTAGGCAACTGGGTCGGCGGCAAAGGCTGGAACCCCGGCGGGCCCAAAGTGGTCCAATACAACGGCACCTGGTCCGGCCGCAACGTGAACTCGTACCTCGCCCTCTACGGCTGGACAAAGAACGCGCTCATCGAGTACTACATCGTCGAGAGCTACGGTTCCTACAACCCCAGCAGCGGGACCTCCCGTCTCGGCACAGTCAACAGTGACGGGAGTGATTACGATATTTACCGCACTCAGCGGGTGAACCAGCCTTCTATTGTTGGGAGGGCGACGTTTTACCAGTTCTGGTCTGTGAGGAGGAATCACCGGGTGGGCGGGACCATCACGGTGGCGAATCACTTTGCTGCTTGGGAGAGGAGTAACCTCAAGTTGGGGACGCATGATTACATGATTTTGGCTACCGAGGGGTATGGGAGTAGCGGGTCTTCTGCTATTACTGTGAAGGAGGCtggtgtggagggggtgccTTATCCTAATGAACCTGACTCGAGGAGGGACAATAACTAG
- a CDS encoding hypothetical protein (COG:S; EggNog:ENOG503PGRI), giving the protein MSTRINTSRRRGGGGCSDCGKACMEPNRECDNYGEDHVMSVCNMPCGHCGGWSPGEYDVYWHMVARGELPDRDSIHEPGESHFAPDCPKAKNNRCKCMPFPVYHTAKRCMVKCRPRCGHPDPGRHKGNAMMCTYRCCMCGIRDSHAGKDCRLKRCRWGAHLGQDHGWNRTCRKEGVIGFCVGFIVRGVLGRRGRLMRKRGGVGGVEGWRRDWRRGRRCGGGGGGSGRVEVARRFYAGGLGDGSKVEGKVKEKDGPRVWLTKARYEAAEVGKAGSRDGYQSIFGGGSSRDDACPCRGPVKPESCSV; this is encoded by the coding sequence ATGTCAACTCGCATCAATACGTCCAGGcggaggggtggaggagggtgctCAGACTGTGGGAAAGCATGCATGGAGCCTAATCGGGAGTGCGACAATTACGGCGAGGATCATGTCATGTCGGTTTGCAACATGCCGTGTGGTCACTGCGGGGGGTGGTCACCAGGTGAGTATGATGTATACTGGCACATGGTTGCAAGAGGCGAGCTTCCCGACAGGGATTCCATTCACGAGCCGGGGGAGAGCCACTTTGCGCCCGACTGTCCTAAGGCTAAGAATAACAGGTGTAAGTGTATGCCGTTTCCGGTTTATCACACGGCCAAGAGGTGTATGGTGAAATGTCGTCCGAGGTGTGGACATCCCGACCCGGGGAGACATAAGGGGAATGCGATGATGTGTACTTATCGGTGTTGTATGTGCGGGATTAGGGACTCGCATGCGGGGAAAGATTGTAGGTTGAAACGGTGTAGGTGGGGGGCGCATTTGGGGCAGGATCATGGGTGGAATCGAACTTGTCGGAAGGAGGGTGTGATAGGTTTTTGTGTGGGGTTCATTGTCAGGGGTGTTTTGGGACGGAGAGGCCGTTTGATGAGAAAacgaggaggtgttggaggtgtagagggttggaggagagattggaggagaggccggaggtgtgggggaggaggaggtgggagtggaagggtggaggtggcgaggaggttttATGCGGGTGGTTTAGGTGATGGATcgaaggtggaggggaaggtaAAAGAGAAGGATGGACCACGAGTATGGCTAACCAAGGCGCGGTatgaggcggcggaggtgggcAAAGCAGGCTCACGGGACGGGTATCAGAGCATatttgggggtggaagtAGTCGGGATGATGCATGTCCGTGTAGGGGGCCTGTTAAACCGGAGAGCTGCTCGGTCTAA
- a CDS encoding hypothetical protein (EggNog:ENOG503P78V) produces MASYSPQFHVPGTFHFDTSSKSGQTLSAGMFRPPATSPTASTYGSLYSDVSMTNTHGNGALGTGTAKRKRASTRSSTPMGWNMDMDGAHDIREEEKGRQFRYTLAGQINATPMGAPIGVENGLLEDSVYSDVDYRRALGPTKVAPDFEVPSAHHDETPNAQPSTSATWRIFTLGTLGEVVGKVWEFCTKGAFRGFQAGGGTAYTANGTTIPETTGKPWANQHDEPTPASEETMTDQRIQDGYPELENDQEKAGSYEPFSPYQDAVSYIESPDSTPQPPAAKRRQVSYNNDELKNWVMVDGPANTNQRRFGSDARAVPVRIPASIVRHSPRPGYYSSTAVSSGRRISVPSSRFTGTPTRAAAVRPSLRTSHAGSPLVPPREPASFASPRQAPVAPSTPSRIPMPVQPATKNPFAALASPSQLPIPTSASRPSSRQSPRLSVGSGVSSRPISPTKTTASTIHRRNQSGASATARRHSLLAASVDPEEIKASQRLDAEAKALAARKLAAERDADMKVDAFNARLMAMIRQGKEALGTKVEVEMTDEDDLGGGGWEDEDVF; encoded by the coding sequence ATGGCGTCGTACTCACCACAGTTCCATGTGCCTGGCACATTTCACTTCGATACGTCGTCAAAATCTGGCCAGACACTTAGCGCAGGCATGTTTCGACCTCCGGCCACATCACCGACCGCCTCGACCTACGGGAGCCTGTATTCTGATGTCTCAATGACGAACACACACGGCAACGGTGCCCTCGGCACAGGCACTGCCAAGCGAAAACGTGCCAGTACAAGGTCATCAACACCGATGGGATGGAACATGGACATGGACGGTGCGCACGACATcagagaagaggagaagggtcGTCAGTTTAGATATACTCTGGCAGGGCAAATCAATGCAACGCCAATGGGGGCTCCCATCGGGGTTGAGAATGGCCTGTTGGAGGACAGTGTCTACTCTGATGTTGACTACAGGAGAGCTTTAGGTCCCACCAAGGTTGCCCCAGACTTCGAGGTGCCATCAGCGCACCACGACGAAACCCCGAACGCACAACCGTCGACTTCGGCGACATGGAGGATATTCACGCTGGGCACgttgggtgaggttgtaGGGAAGGTATGGGAGTTCTGCACAAAAGGCGCATTCAGGGGCTTCCAGGCGGGCGGAGGGACAGCGTACACGGCGAATGGAACGACGATCCCCGAAACTACAGGAAAGCCGTGGGCTAACCAGCACGACGAACCTACTCCGGCGAGCGAAGAGACCATGACCGACCAAAGGATACAGGATGGATACCCCGAGCTAGAAAACGACCAGGAGAAAGCCGGTTCCTACGAGCCGTTTTCCCCATACCAGGATGCAGTTTCCTACATCGAATCACCGGATTCTACtccacaaccaccagccGCCAAACGGAGGCAAGTTAGCTACAACAACGACGAACTCAAGAATTGGGTAATGGTGGACGGTCCGGCTAACACAAACCAAAGGCGATTTGGCTCCGATGCCAGGGCGGTCCCAGTGAGAATACCGGCCTCTATAGTGCGACATTCCCCTCGGCCTGGATACTACTCCTCCACAGCCGTGAGCTCCGGCCGGCGTATCAGCGTCCCATCCTCCAGGTTCACAGGAACACCGACCCGGGCTGCCGCAGTTCGGCCTTCCCTGCGGACCTCCCACGCAGGTTCCCCTCTCGTCCCACCCCGTGAACCAGCAAGCTTTGCCTCTCCCCGCCAGGCTCCTGTTGCTCCCTCTACCCCTAGCCGCATTCCGATGCCGGTACAGCCTGCAACGAAGAACCCATTCGCCGCCCTTGCCTCTCCAAGCCAATTACCAATACCTACCTCTGCCTCCCGCCCGTCCAGTCGACAAAGTCCACGGCTGAGTGTTGGAAGTGGGGTCTCTTCGCGACCCATATCGCCGACAAAAACGACAGCCAGCACCATTCACCGGCGCAATCAGAGTGGCGCGTCTGCCACGGCTCGGAGGCACTCACTATTAGCTGCGAGCGTTGACccggaggagatcaaggccagCCAAAGGTTAGATGCCGAGGCTAAGGCGCTTGCAGCGAGGAAGCTGGCCGCGGAGAGGGACGCTGACATGAAAGTGGATGCTTTCAACGCAAGGTTAATGGCGATGATCAGACAAGGGAAAGAGGCGTTAGGGACGAAGGTGGAGGTAGAAATGACGGATGAAGATGATTtaggtggtgggggatgggaggacgaggacgtcTTTTGA